One part of the Arthrobacter sp. EM1 genome encodes these proteins:
- a CDS encoding lytic transglycosylase domain-containing protein: MTTSRSPKTNARPRLPMIAATTAALPAVVLSSLAIAQPAAAESRPRVIPATLAAAIQAQAQGQTVRSLSSALIPAGFVPAAVPAAFRPAQVSAPAEYTIARGDTISGIAGKFGLDTYAILKLNGLQSNTIIYPGQKIKLGGSGEAPAPAAPAAPAPSAAAGSAYTVKSGDTLSAIAARHGVKLSEVLGWNGLNMGSIIYPGQQIKIGGGAAAPAPSAPAPAPAAPAPAPAAPASASYTIKSGDTLSAIAARNGVKLADILSANRLTMSSIIYPGQKLALTGSPSTPSSVAPAATPPAATVTPLVPGSFLGFTYPAAVVSSANANKALLNASPVPSREQMKSIVADTARRMGVDPSLAMAFAFQESSFDHRSVSPANAIGTMQVIPSSGEWASDLVGRRLNLLDPYDNATAGVAIIRQLIRSSPDLDTAIAGYYQGQYSVSKYGMYDDTKRYVASIKSLQKTFG, from the coding sequence ATGACGACGTCACGTTCGCCGAAAACAAACGCGAGGCCCCGCCTGCCGATGATTGCCGCCACGACGGCTGCCCTTCCCGCCGTCGTGCTGTCTTCCCTGGCCATCGCCCAGCCGGCCGCAGCGGAGTCGCGTCCCCGTGTCATCCCGGCCACACTTGCTGCGGCCATTCAAGCCCAGGCCCAGGGACAGACCGTCCGGTCGCTGAGTTCCGCGTTGATCCCTGCCGGTTTTGTGCCGGCGGCCGTGCCCGCAGCGTTCCGGCCGGCCCAGGTTTCCGCCCCGGCGGAGTACACAATTGCCCGCGGTGACACGATCAGCGGAATCGCCGGCAAGTTCGGCCTGGATACCTACGCCATTCTGAAGCTGAACGGGCTGCAGTCGAACACCATCATCTACCCCGGCCAGAAGATCAAGCTCGGCGGCTCGGGCGAGGCTCCCGCCCCCGCAGCACCAGCTGCGCCGGCGCCCTCGGCCGCCGCCGGCAGCGCCTACACGGTGAAGTCCGGCGACACCCTCAGCGCCATTGCAGCCCGCCACGGCGTCAAGCTCTCCGAGGTCCTGGGCTGGAACGGACTGAACATGGGCTCAATTATCTACCCGGGCCAGCAGATCAAGATCGGCGGCGGCGCTGCGGCACCGGCCCCCTCAGCCCCCGCCCCCGCCCCGGCGGCCCCTGCTCCGGCGCCGGCTGCGCCCGCCTCGGCTTCATACACCATCAAATCCGGCGACACGCTCTCCGCCATCGCGGCCAGGAACGGCGTCAAGCTCGCCGATATCCTTTCCGCCAACCGCCTGACGATGAGCAGCATCATCTACCCTGGCCAGAAGCTCGCCCTCACGGGCTCGCCGAGCACGCCGTCCTCCGTCGCCCCGGCTGCCACCCCGCCGGCCGCCACCGTTACGCCCCTCGTCCCGGGCAGCTTTCTCGGCTTCACTTACCCGGCCGCCGTCGTGAGCTCCGCCAACGCGAACAAGGCCCTGCTCAACGCCTCGCCCGTCCCCAGCCGCGAACAGATGAAATCCATCGTGGCCGACACAGCGCGGCGGATGGGCGTCGATCCCTCGCTGGCGATGGCCTTCGCCTTCCAGGAATCCAGCTTCGACCACCGCTCGGTCTCCCCCGCCAATGCCATAGGCACCATGCAGGTCATTCCGTCGTCTGGCGAGTGGGCTTCGGACCTGGTGGGACGCCGGCTCAACCTGTTGGACCCTTACGACAACGCGACGGCCGGCGTCGCCATCATCCGCCAGCTGATCCGTTCGAGCCCGGACCTGGACACGGCCATCGCCGGGTATTACCAGGGCCAGTACTCTGTCAGCAAGTACGGCATGTACGACGACACCAAGCGCTACGTGGCATCCATCAAGTCGCTGCAGAAAACCTTCGGCTAG